The Triplophysa dalaica isolate WHDGS20190420 chromosome 18, ASM1584641v1, whole genome shotgun sequence genome includes the window ACAACACCATCTCCACCAGCGCAGACCATGTCTTGTGTAACCTGAGTGCTCCACCAATCTGACTTGGAGCAAGTTTGATAATCCACCACGGGAAGGAGAGCTTGCTGCAGGATATCAGCAATGGGACCGTTGGCTGGTAGGAAATGGACAAAGTGGATAAGACAGGTTAATGTGAAACAGATTATTATAACTGCCATTTTTAAAGTAACAGAAAATGTGAACCACACCATCTGGTGACACCCTCCACATGCATTATACTTACTGTAAAGGCGCCCCCAGCCGGTAACATAACAGGATGCTCCATTGGCCAAAATATCCCCACCAGCAGGAATACAAGCAGGTGTGATGGTGTCACTTGGTGTGACGGGTTTCTCCAGTTTGATCAGGGCAATGTCATTGCTGCGTTACAGAGACAACAATAAAGATAAGCATATTTATTATGATCCTTAGCATTCTAAGATGTGTCTTAGCAAGAAGTCTTGTGGCCCCCCTACCGGATGAAGAAGGAATTCCATTTCTCATGAACAATGATCTTGGCAGGGGCGATGGCGACTGAAGCAGACTCCTCCTCCTTCAGGTTTTGTTTGCCCAGATACACTCTGTAAGTTCTGGTATTGCTGTAGAACAACACGCAGAAAGCAAAGCTGTAACCCTCAACCTCTCCTTGGGGTCAATATAACCCCAATAGAGCACATATTCTATGTAGAAAAGACATgcttttttactatttttactattttgtttACTATTTTAGTTTGTAAAGGTTGTCATCACACACATTTGTAAACCATGtatacaagcacacacacacatgcgcacacacgcaTTCACGCAtgaatgcacacacacgcacacacacagcacttacacactctctctctctttctcacacacacacacacacacacctccataGGGACCAAGGAGATCTTCAGGAGAACGAGTTAAAAAGCTGACATttcaaaatgctttattttttatttactatttatatatttctttttaatctCTTTTcgaatgtttatatatacataaattcaCTAAATGTATAACAAACGTTGAAATGAATGTATCAGTAAAATGAATGGGTCTCTATGGCCCACCGCTTGtcaaacaattcattttattattgtaatccTTTTAGGTTTATCACTAATCAGCATATGGCTCACCTCACCTAAGACCTAGATCAATATCcagaaaaaaacttaaattaaacttGGATAATcatttaagtgatttttttctaaTGGTATAGTTGAGGAATTATGTGGTAACTAGGTATAACATACTTTAAATTTGCCCAAAACACAGCATTAATGTATAAAttagaataaaaatatttatatatatattatttatattatttaaaaatgtatatgttttttacaATTACTTCATTAATTGTAATTCATCAAATACCAGCAGTGTAAACAGGAAAGAGGACCATATGAGGGTTAAAAATCACAAGATAAAATTAAAAAGAAGTTGTCAAAAAAATTGTAATCTTTTGCCACCTTTTGTTAGTTATCCCAAGCATTAAGGGCTTTcttcatcattttcatttttaaaactttttagaGAAAACAAGATAAAGTGGCTCACAGAGTGAGATTTACCTGATGCAGTGAGCAGCAGTCAGA containing:
- the ela2l gene encoding elastase 2 like → MMKFVVLAILVVGAYGCGLPTFPPIVSRVVGGVDARPHSWPWQISLQYTSGGSWYHTCGGTLISNEWVLTAAHCISNTRTYRVYLGKQNLKEEESASVAIAPAKIIVHEKWNSFFIRNDIALIKLEKPVTPSDTITPACIPAGGDILANGASCYVTGWGRLYTNGPIADILQQALLPVVDYQTCSKSDWWSTQVTQDMVCAGGDGVVSGCNGDSGGPLNCKGNDGAWEVHGIVSFGSGLSCNLAKKPTVFTRVSAYTDWISQNMATY